The Thioalkalivibrio nitratireducens DSM 14787 DNA segment TCGCCTTCGCCTGGTGGCGGCTGCGGCAGTTCCTGCGCGAGCGACGCCTGCGCAACCTCGGCGAGCCGGTACCCGAAAAGCGCGGCATCCGGCCGATCAGCATCCTGGCGGCGGCGATGCTGGTTGCGTACGGTGGGTATCTGCTCTGGGTGGTGGCGAGCCAGACCTTCTCGACCTTCGGGGCCGGCATGTGACTGGGGCGACCGCCCTTGAACGAAACGATCGGACGCCGGTCGCAACTCAGAATCTGATTATCACGGAAGCTCCGTAAGCTGGACCGGGCCATCTTCGAAACCAGCGTCATCGGGAGGAGCGAAGCCTTTACCCGCAAGCGCAGCGTGGCGGGACGTAGCGATCCAGACCGCGATGGTCCTCCCCGCGCCGCCTGGAGTATTCGCTGCGCTCACCCTGCGGGCCAGCCTTCGGCTGTTCAATGCGCTGCGCGCATCAGTGCCGCGCTACGCCCGCAATGACGACCGCCGCAGAGCGGTGTCGCACTGGCTGAGGAGGTTTCGTGATAATCAAGACTCAGAAACCTACAACGGAATCCCGAGGTGACGATGATGACCCCGCTACGAGACCGGTCGGTCGTGGTCGCACTGCTGCTGGTGCTGTTGGCAGTGCAGTTTCAGGTGGCCGCCCGCGAACCCACGGTTCCGCTGGAGGAGATGATCCCGGTGGAACTGGCGACCGTCGGTGTCGAGAGCATCAGCGGTTCCCCGGTGGTACTGCTCCGCGAACCCCGCTCCGGCGACGTGGTGCCGATCAGCATCGGAGCGAACGAGGCGCTGGCCATCCTGCTGGCGCTGCGGGAAGTTCCCGTGCCCAGGCCGATGACCCACGACCTGCTGACCGATGTGATCCGCTTGGTCGGTGGGTCGGTTCAGCGGGTGATGGTCGATGCCCTGGTCGGCAGCACCTACATCGGGTTGCTGGAACTGCAATTGGAACACCAGGACGATCTGGTCTACGTCGACAGCCGCCCCAGCGACGCGTTGGCGCTTGCAGTGCGTACCGGCGCGCAGATCCTGGTGTCGCCCGACGTGCTGGTGGCCACTCGCGGACGCGGGTTCGAGGCACTGCCCGACGACCCGGTGGTCACGGCGCTGGGCATCACGGTGGGCGCAGTCACGCCCGACCTGCGCGAGGCGCTGGAGTTGCCCGATAGGCCGGGGCTGCTGGTCAGCCGCGTGGCGGGCGAGGCCGCGGCGAAAGGACTCGAGCCCGGCGCGCTGATCCTGGAAGTGAACGGAGAAGTCCCCGAGACGCCGATGGACTTCCTGGAGATGGTTCGCCGCACCCCGTCCGGAGACGATGCCCGCCTGCGGTACTGGCAGCAGGGCGAGACCGTCGAAATCGAGCTGTCCACCGAAGTTCCGGATCTGCAGCCTCCGGATGTCGAGCCGCGGCCCGGGAGGGGGCTGAGCGTGTGAGGTGCGGCGCGGGCGTTGGCACTACCAGGGAATGGTGCTGCCGTCGATATCGATGAAGCGCCCGTTGTCGTCCGCCGATGCTCCGTCCAGGATCGCCAGCATCCGCGTGACCGATTCGGACACCGTGATCTCGGCGTTGGGTCCGCCCATGTCGGTGAGCACCCAGCCGGGATGGAGCACGAGTGTCAGGATCCCCTGGTCCCGGAGATCCCGTGCCAGGCTGACCCCGACGGCGTTGAGCGCCGCCTTGGACGAACGGTAGATGTAGACGCCGCCTGAACCGTTGTCGCCCATCGAGCCCATCTTGGAGCTCAGCAGCCCGATGCACGGGCGGTTCCCCGCGCGCAATTGCGGAAGCAGCGCCTCGACCAGTTGGCGCGGCGCGATCGCGTTGACGCGGAAGGTCTCCAGCCAGCCGTCCTCGTCGGTCTCGCCAAGCCGGTCCGGAACCGGGCCGTAGACGCCGGCGTTCGAGATCAGCAGATCGATGCCCCGGCTGCCGAGCGTGGCCGCCAGGTTCGCGCGGTGAGTGGCCTGGGTCACGTCCAGCGGGAGCACCGTCAGTTGTTCCGGGGCCGCGGCCGCCAAGTTCATCAACACCGTTGCGCTTTCGGGCCGCCGTACCCCCGCGAAGACTCGGTCACCGCGCGCCAGCAGCTGCCGCACGAACTCGAGCCCAATCCCCCGGCTGCAACCGGTTACCACTACCGTCTTCATCACCTGGCTCCTGGAAAATACCCGGCCATTCTAGCGGTCGCACGGCCGCGACCGTCAACCGAGGGACCGGGTGTGGGGGGCTCGATCGGCCGATCACCCATCGGATAGATCGTGCGCAGGTGCCGCGATGCACTGCACCGGCGGCGGTGCCGCGGCCGGGCCGAGTGACACGTGGCCGGGCCATTGACTATCTTCGGGGAAGCGAACCCGTGCCGTCCTTCGACGGTACCACCGTGCGATCGAGGGAGCGCCGATGACGACCAGGACCATTCCCGCCGGCAGCATCGAGTGCGTGACGGGGGACATCACCGAGCAACCGGACATGGATGCGGTCGTGAACGCCGCCAACGCACAGCTGCGCCCGGGCGGTGGCGTCGCAGGTGCGATTCACCGCGCCGCGGGCCCTGGACTGGAGCAGGAATGCCGTCCTCTTGCGCCGATCGCGCCCGGGCAGGCGGTGATCACCGGCGGGCACGGCCTGCCGAACCGCCATGTCGTCCACTGCCTCGGGCCAGTGTTCGGACACGATGAACCGGCGGACGAGCTGCTGGCGGCCTGTTATCGGAACGCGCTGCAGCAGGCCGACGACGCCGGAGCCCGGAGTATCGCGTTTCCGTCGATCTCGACCGGTGCGTTCGGCTTTCCGCTCGAGCCCGCGGCCCGGATCGCCTTGCGCACGGTGATCGTCACGCTGCCCGGGCTGCAATCGGTCGAGCGGGTGCGGTTCGTGCTGCGCGACACGCAGGCGATGGAGATCCATCAGCGGACGCGCGATGCCATGCTCGCCGGGTGACACGGCAGTGGCACCCGACAACGAACTCCGGGCCACGGCGCCCGGATGACCTCGAAACGGACACGACGATGACGCACGAAACCACACAGGGGTCCGCCCCGAGCCTTGCGTACGGCGACGCTCTGGGCATGTTCACCGACCTGTATGAGCTCACGATGCTGCAGGCCTACTTCCGCGAGGGGATGCAGCAGGATGCGGTGTTCACGCTGTTCGTGCGCCGCCTGCCGGCGCGCCGGAACTTCCTGCTCGCCTGCGGTCTCGACACGGTCCTCGGCCAGCTCGAAGCGCTGCGCTTCGAAGCCGAGGATCTCGCCTACCTGGCTTCGCTGGGTCGCTTCGGCGACGACTTCCTGGACTGGTTGGCCGATTTCCGGTTTACCGGCGATGTGTTCGCGATGCGGGAGGGGACGCCGGTGTTTGCGAACGAACCGCTGCTCGAGATCGTGGCCCCGCTGCCCCAGGCGCAACTGGTCGAGACGCTGGTGATGAACCAGATCCACGTACAGACCGTGCTGGCCTCGAAGGCCGCGCGCATGGTGATCGCGGCCGAAGGGCGTCCGGTGGTCGATTTCGGCGCCCGGCGCATGCATGGCCTGGATGCTGCGCTGAAGGGTGCGCGCGCCTTCCACATCGCCGGTGTCGCCGGCACCTCGAACTGCCTGGCCGGCCGGTTGCATGGCGTGCCGGTGCTGGGCACGATGGCGCACAGCTACATCCAGGCACACGCGGACGAGGCGTCGGCGTTTCGGGCGTTCGCACGGCTTTACCCGGACACCGTGCTGCTGGTGGACACCTACGACACCCTCGGCGGTATCCAGCGAGTAATCGAACTCGCGCGCGAACTCGGTGCCGACTTTCGCGTGCGTTCGATCCGGCTGGATTCCGGCGACCTCGGCGCATTGGCGCGCGAAGGGCGGGCGATGCTGGATGCCGCCGGTCTCGCGCAGGTCGAGATCTTCGCCAGCGGGGGGCTGGACGAGTACGAGATTCACGGGCTGCTGCGCGACGGCGCGCCGATCGACGGCTTCGGCGTCGGCACCAGCATGGGCATCTCCAGCGACGCCCCGGACCTCGATATCGCCTACAAGCTCGCCGAGTACGCGGGCGAGGGGCGCCTGAAACTCTCGAGCGGAAAGCCGATCCTGCCCGGGCGCAAGCAGGTGTTCCGGCAGGAGCGCGACGGGGTTCTTGCCGGGGACACGATCGCCCGTTTCGACGAGAATCTGCCGGGACGTCCGCTGCTCGAGCCGGTGATGCAGGGCGGCCGGCGCCGGCCCGGTGTCTCGGTCGATCTGGATGCGCTGCGAGCCCATGCCGGGGAGCAGGTCGAGCGCCTGCCGACGCCGATCCGGGGCGTTCAGCCGGCGGGACCCGGGTATCCGGTCGAGGTCAGTCCCGCGCTACAGCGGCACCAGGCCTCCGTGCGCGCGTCCGTCGTGGCGGCAGGGTCCGGTACCTGACGTCCCGCATCGCGCGTGAGGGGAAAAGAACCGACCCGACGGGGGCGGAGGTCGAAGTAGGTACAATCTCGAAAGGTGGCAGCGCATGATGACCGAGATCTCAACCCCGCCGGAGTCCGGTGATTCCCGACGCGAGGGCTTCGAGGTTCTCCTGATCGAGGCAGGAACCCGGCCGGTGACCCCGGAAGGGGGACAGCAGTCGCTGCGGGGGATGGGGGCGGCGGGCGTGCGGGTGATCGCGGATGATTGAGCCCTCGGTGATACCGGTCCAGCTGGTGGGGCTCGATGAGGTGGTCGAGGCCTGCGACCGCCTCGCGCAGGCCGTTCTCGCCAGCGGGTTTCGTCCGGACACGGTGGTCGCGGTCGCGCGCGGGGGGTTCATGCCGGCACGCTTTTTGTGCGACTTTCTTCACGTGGAAAAGCTGCTGAGTCTGCGGGTCGAGCACTACGGTGCCGGGGCTCGCGAGGCCGGAAGGGCGCAGGTCACCGTGCCGCTGTCCGGCGATGTGCGCGGCGCGCAGGTGCTCGTGGTCGACGACGTGAACGACAGTGGCGATACGCTGGATGCCGCGTTGCCGCACGTCGAGGGCTTCGCGCCGGCGCAGGTGCGCAGCGCAGTGCTGCATCAGAAGGCCCAGACCGGGCATCGCGCCGATTTCATCGCCAGAGAGATCCGCCAGTGGCGCTGGGTACTCTACCCGTGGGCGGTGGTCGAGGACGTGGCCGAATTCATCCGGGATATGGAACCGCCGCCGCGGGACCGCGACGAGATCTGCAGGCGCCTGAGGCAGCAGTACGGGTTGGAACCGAGCGACGCGGAACTCGATCGCGTGCTTCGCTACGGCGGCCTGGGACCCTGACCGGGTCGTGCGGCTGGCGCGCGCCCGGCACGCGCCGCCACTTCGTTGACCGCGCTTCTGGTACCTTGGGCGCCAATGCCATCAAGGAACGCGACCGGAGACGGGAAACCCGCGTGTGACGATGACCCATATGGACTTCCGTGCGGCTCTGGCCCCGGTATTCCGGCTTCCCGTACCTGCGCTGCCGGTTCTGGCGCTGGTGCTGGCGGTGGCGCTGCTGCCCGGTTGTGGTCGGGATGGTGAGCATGGAAGCATGGCCGCGGACTCCGCGCAACGGATCGAGATCTGGGCCCATGCGGGCCGCGAAGAGGAACGGCGCACGCTGGAAGCGCAGATCGACCGCTTTCGGGCCGAGCGGCCGGAAGTCCGCGTGGACCTGACCTGGATTCCCGAGGGGTCGTACAACGGGCAGGTGCAGGCTGCCGCGCTCGCGGGCCGGCTGCCGGATCTGCTGGAGTTCGACGGGCCGTATCTCTACAGCTACGCCTGGCAGGGGCACCTGAGGCCGCTGGACGACCTGCTGCCCGCAGGGCTGCGTGAGGATCTCCTGCCGTCGATCGCCGCGCAGGGCACCTACCGCGGCCGGTTGTACGGGATCGGCACGTTCGACTCCGGGCTCGGCCTGTGGGGGAACCGAACGCGCCTGCGGGCGGTCGGGGCGCGGATTCCCGACGACCCCGGCGACGCCTGGAGCGGCGATGAGTTCGATGCCCTGCTGGAACGCCTTGCCCGGGACGACCCG contains these protein-coding regions:
- a CDS encoding phosphoribosyltransferase translates to MIEPSVIPVQLVGLDEVVEACDRLAQAVLASGFRPDTVVAVARGGFMPARFLCDFLHVEKLLSLRVEHYGAGAREAGRAQVTVPLSGDVRGAQVLVVDDVNDSGDTLDAALPHVEGFAPAQVRSAVLHQKAQTGHRADFIAREIRQWRWVLYPWAVVEDVAEFIRDMEPPPRDRDEICRRLRQQYGLEPSDAELDRVLRYGGLGP
- a CDS encoding SDR family oxidoreductase; its protein translation is MKTVVVTGCSRGIGLEFVRQLLARGDRVFAGVRRPESATVLMNLAAAAPEQLTVLPLDVTQATHRANLAATLGSRGIDLLISNAGVYGPVPDRLGETDEDGWLETFRVNAIAPRQLVEALLPQLRAGNRPCIGLLSSKMGSMGDNGSGGVYIYRSSKAALNAVGVSLARDLRDQGILTLVLHPGWVLTDMGGPNAEITVSESVTRMLAILDGASADDNGRFIDIDGSTIPW
- a CDS encoding bifunctional nuclease domain-containing protein, producing MMTPLRDRSVVVALLLVLLAVQFQVAAREPTVPLEEMIPVELATVGVESISGSPVVLLREPRSGDVVPISIGANEALAILLALREVPVPRPMTHDLLTDVIRLVGGSVQRVMVDALVGSTYIGLLELQLEHQDDLVYVDSRPSDALALAVRTGAQILVSPDVLVATRGRGFEALPDDPVVTALGITVGAVTPDLREALELPDRPGLLVSRVAGEAAAKGLEPGALILEVNGEVPETPMDFLEMVRRTPSGDDARLRYWQQGETVEIELSTEVPDLQPPDVEPRPGRGLSV
- a CDS encoding macro domain-containing protein, with protein sequence MTTRTIPAGSIECVTGDITEQPDMDAVVNAANAQLRPGGGVAGAIHRAAGPGLEQECRPLAPIAPGQAVITGGHGLPNRHVVHCLGPVFGHDEPADELLAACYRNALQQADDAGARSIAFPSISTGAFGFPLEPAARIALRTVIVTLPGLQSVERVRFVLRDTQAMEIHQRTRDAMLAG
- a CDS encoding nicotinate phosphoribosyltransferase translates to MTHETTQGSAPSLAYGDALGMFTDLYELTMLQAYFREGMQQDAVFTLFVRRLPARRNFLLACGLDTVLGQLEALRFEAEDLAYLASLGRFGDDFLDWLADFRFTGDVFAMREGTPVFANEPLLEIVAPLPQAQLVETLVMNQIHVQTVLASKAARMVIAAEGRPVVDFGARRMHGLDAALKGARAFHIAGVAGTSNCLAGRLHGVPVLGTMAHSYIQAHADEASAFRAFARLYPDTVLLVDTYDTLGGIQRVIELARELGADFRVRSIRLDSGDLGALAREGRAMLDAAGLAQVEIFASGGLDEYEIHGLLRDGAPIDGFGVGTSMGISSDAPDLDIAYKLAEYAGEGRLKLSSGKPILPGRKQVFRQERDGVLAGDTIARFDENLPGRPLLEPVMQGGRRRPGVSVDLDALRAHAGEQVERLPTPIRGVQPAGPGYPVEVSPALQRHQASVRASVVAAGSGT